In Elaeis guineensis isolate ETL-2024a chromosome 1, EG11, whole genome shotgun sequence, a genomic segment contains:
- the LOC105032672 gene encoding probable glycosyltransferase At5g20260 — translation MANLSWNSSFMPLLLFLLSLAIFNHRHFYGFQSFLLSLSNGREPPFFSHFTSNSPPGHGDLQASLNDTAKLSKRVKVGIIEEGLARARNAIRHAAIARNYSSEKVEKFIPRGAVYRNAYAFHQSYIEMEKRFKVWTYKEGEPPIIHEGPGASIYAIEGHFISEIEDEKNPFRAHHPDEAHVFFLPFSVVNIVQYVYKPNVSDYWKPLKRLIADYIGVISEKYPYWNRSLGVDHFMVSCHDWAPHLSDANLQLYRNSIRVICNANTSEGFKLGKDVTLPEVHLPDGLLSQPVRHRSLAERTILAFFSGGSHGYIREILLHHWKGKDHEILAYEYLPKGLNYAELMRKTKFCLCPSGYEVASPRIVESIFMGCVPVIISVNYPPPFGDVLDWSKFSVQIPVEKIPEIKTLLKGISERRYRILQSRVLQVQRHFVLNRPAKRFDVIHMVLHSIWLRRLNVRLSY, via the exons ATGGCTAACTTGAGTTGGAATTCCTCCTTCATGccgctcctcctcttcctcctttccTTGGCCATCTTCAATCACCGCCACTTCTATGGTTTCCAAAGCTTTCTCTTGAGCTTAAGCAACGGCCGTGAGCCTCCCTTCTTCTCACACTTTACTTCCAATTCACCGCCAGGCCATGGGGATCTCCAAGCTTCTCTAAATGACACCGCTAAGCTTTCTAAAAGA GTCAAAGTGGGGATTATAGAAGAAGGTCTGGCAAGGGCTCGCAACGCCATTCGGCATGCAGCCATTGCACGTAATTATTCTTCGGAAAAAGTGGAGAAATTCATCCCGAGGGGTGCCGTATATCGCAATGCCTATGCCTTTCATCA GAGCTACATTGAGATGGAGAAGAGATTCAAGGTGTGGACGTACAAGGAAGGAGAGCCCCCCATAATCCATGAGGGACCAGGTGCCAGCATCTATGCCATTGAAGGCCACTTCATTAGTGAGATAGAAGATGAGAAAAACCCCTTCAGGGCTCACCATCCTGATGAAGCCCATGTGTTCTTCCTCCCCTTCAGCGTGGTGAACATTGTTCAGTATGTCTACAAGCCTAACGTTAGTGATTACTGGAAGCCCCTGAAGAGATTGATTGCGGACTACATAGGCGTCATCTCAGAGAAGTACCCCTACTGGAACCGAAGCCTTGGAGTTGATCATTTCATGGTGTCTTGTCATGACTGG GCTCCACACCTTTCAGATGCCAACCTTCAACTCTATAGGAACTCAATCAGAGTAATTTGCAATGCTAACACATCAGAAGGTTTCAAGCTTGGAAAGGATGTGACACTGCCTGAAGTGCACCTTCCTGATGGACTGCTTTCGCAACCAGTCAGACATCGTTCCCTGGCTGAACGAACAATCCTTGCATTCTTCTCAGGCGGTTCGCATGGTTACATTAGAGAGATCCTACTACATCATTGGAAAGGAAAAGATCACGAGATTCTTGCGTATGAATACCTGCCAAAAGGTCTAAACTACGCTGAATTGATGCGCAAAACCAAGTTTTGCTTGTGTCCAAGTGGGTATGAGGTTGCAAGCCCGAGAATTGTGGAGTCCATATTTATGGGATGTGTCCCTGTGATCATCTCTGTGAACTACCCCCCTCCTTTTGGTGATGTGCTAGATTGGAGCAAGTTCTCAGTTCAGATACCAGTGGAGAAAATACCAGAGATTAAGACCCTACTCAAAGGGATTTCAGAGAGAAGGTATAGGATattgcagagcagggtgctgcaGGTGCAACGACACTTTGTACTGAACCGTCCGGCAAAGAGATTTGATGTGATCCACATGGTGTTGCATTCCATTTGGTTGAGGAGGCTGAATGTGAGGCTTTCCTATTAA